The nucleotide window AGGTGGTATTTGCCCTCCTAGGTGCAAGCGGATATGATGCTGGAGAACCAAGGCATTGGTGAACTTGCGTGGGCACAACGGGCAGGAGTTCAAGGCACGGGAGTTGGCCGGTCTTGCACGGTGAGTGGCCAGATGGGCCCTAAGGCTGCCCTTCGTGGAGAAGGAACGACCGCACAGCTTACAAGGGAACGGGCGCTCTCCCAGATGTGTGGCCTGGTGCAAACGCAGAGCTCTGGGGCAGCTGAGGACACGCAGACACACTCCACACTGATTTGCAGCctgagcagcaggcagagggggGGTGGTTGTGGTAGTTGTAGTGCCAGAACCTGAGACTCCCTGGCTGGTCACTAGTCCAGCAGAATTGGTGCTTGGGCTAAGGCCTAGAGCAGCCAACATTTCCCTGCGATAGGCACTGGAGGTGGTGGTCAAGTCATGGCCGTGTGTTTCTCCATTGGCTTCTGCAGGGGTTTgcgaggtggaggaagaggaggaagaagaggcacCTCCACGAGGCTGCTTTTCAAGCTTCTGTACAAGGCGCTGCAACTTTGAGGTGTCTGAGGTCTGGGTAGAGGTGGtgggagaggatgaagagggggaggaggttgATGGTTTGGGGAAAGGTGGAAAGGGGAAGGGGAGCTGATGAGCCGAAGTGAggtgggaggtggatggatgacCTGGGGGCCGGAGAAGTGCAAGGTGGTGGGGAGAGGCCCCTCCAGGGAAGAGAATCTTGGGGAGGTGGGCCAGCTGAGAGTATGGGGAGGTTGTATGGAGGGCGGAGTGGGGAGGCGTGTTTTCGTCAAATCGCTGCTGCTTTGCTCCTTTGAACTGGCTGCccatggaggaggaagaagaggacgaCGAAGAGGAAGAAGGCAGTACAGTGCTGGATGcactggcagcagctgcagcagaagctctattcagctgcagcagtgaatgGGCTGTGGACAGCAACGCCATGTCAACAGAGGGGGGCAGAGGtaaagaggagggtgagggccGAGTGGATGTGCCAGACAGGAATCCTAAAGCCATGCTCTCTGTCATCCCGGGAATGCTACCTTTCACTCCATTGAATTGCTCGTCATCATCAGCCCGCcgttttctccttctctggaTGGCACCAGGGGCactctgtgtttgctctgaCAGTGCTGGGGGCAGCAGGGAGAGGGACAGCTCTGGgttttgctctctgtgtctcaggaAGTGGGCTTTGAGGTTCCCTCTGGTTGTAAATCGGCTCAAGCACACAGGACATTGGTAGGGCCTTTCACCTGTATGTGACCTCAGATGGATCTGGAGTGATGAATCGCTGCTCAACACCTTCCCACAAAAACGGCACACATGTTGAGGGCGCCCTGATGAAGAGGCAGATCCCAGGGAGGAACTGGGCTGGAGTTCCTGGGAATGGCTGGTGGTAGGAAGGGGAGGAGTCGGAAAACTGATACCATTGCTATGACCAAATGAGGAGGTGTTGGATGATTTCTCATGGAGGTAGCGCGGCGGTAGGCCCAATGACAAGGACAGGGGGTGCAGGGAGGTGACAGAAGAGCTGATAGTGGATGAAGTAGATGAGGAAGATAATGAGGAAGAGGTAGAGGAGGATGGAGGTCTGCTGCCATGTGAAGCACCTGATTTGGAGACAGATGGctgggggaagagagaggatggaagGCCAGTCAAAAGTGATGAGGCTGTGGTTACTGGCGTGGCAGTGGAGGGGTGTGTTGGTGATGAAGATGCTGCTCCTGTAGACTTCTGGTTGCTGTCTGCACCACTGGCCTGTGTATTATTATCATGGCCAAAGACAGCCCCTCCAAGCCTTAGAACGTGCCTACAGATCTCCTCTGTTATCTGCATCTGGTGGATTTGCCTCTGCTGTAAAACCCTCAGCTCCTCTAGGAGCACTGCCAGGGTTGGCGGCACCTGGATCTGTCCCTGCTGCCCGGGAGAGCTCGAGGCCTGCTGCTGACCTGGACTGGAGCTCTCACGGTGAGGTGGCATACACTGagaagatgaggaggtggaagaggaggaggaggaggaggtagtgGTGGTGGCTGAGCTGCCCATCGGTGGCGAGGTCATGGTGGAGTGAGAGTTTCCTTGGTGGGACAGGCTATGAGAACCTGAGATTTGACCCAGGGGAGGAGGTGAGTGGGTCTGAGATGACAGTGAGGGGTGGGGAAAGtctggagagagggaagagtgGGTGTTGGGGAGGGAGGTGGTGAAGGGGGCAATGTGGCTGGGCCAGTGGGGAGGAGGCGAGCTCTCGCTGGGCAAGGAGGGCGCGTGGAGCCCACCAGGGGATGGGCGAGGGGCCAGAGGTGGCTGGCAGTCTTGGAGAGAGGtgggggatgaggaggaggacccTGATGAGGTCACTTCTGAGCCAAGAGATGTGGACGGGGATTTCATGCCCAGGTGGTCATCTGAGGATTGATAGAAAAAGGAGAATAAGATCTTAAGCTGAGAGAATAAgcttttaaaaaactttttcactttctgtttgtttctttgcattttcatgCAACAACTTCCATTATCAGCTAAGATATCAACCCAGATTTACAGgtaatgatgaatgaatgaatgatgaatgaactTTCTGCTATCagagtgtgtttatttcattgCTTCTGGTTATTGTTCATACATTTTGGTAGCAAACTTGTGTGCATACCAAAAGGTCCTATTACGACTTCAAAAGAAATGCCTGCTAAGAAATGGccttgaacaaaaaaaaaaaagaaaaaaagaaaataaacacgtGAAAGAAGCTCTGCAGTCTATGAGTCTGTAATGTCTTGTCTCAATCTGTGCTCTCCGGAGCAAAACTCCTCAAACAtcttgcacacacaaaaaagcttACAGACCACCTTGCTGCTATGGCAACACATTTTAGAGGACAATGGGCATCACCAAGACAACCCATAACCCCTCTTAACCCACCCCCTCCCTACAGCAGTTACGTCTTTCATCTCCCTATTCACCCTTCCCCCCTTACGTCACAGTGGAGGTCAAGGGTCAGGCCACGCTAAGGGTTCTGGGCACTGTCCAGACACTCTGATTGGTCAACTAATCTGACCTCTGCTGCTCAGGGGTCAAATTCTTTCAGAATCTTGAGcacagagtgagaaagagtaaaaagaaaaagaagggggGAGGGTAACAACAATGGAGAGACAAACTAACTATTCCCTCCTGGAGAGATATAGTGATGGAATGAAAGACTGTACCTTTGCAAAATTCCTTCCCTGTGActtaaaaacaaacctgaacGTGCACGAAACACAAAAATATTCCCACGCTAAACTTTCACGTGTGGAAGTTTACCTGCAGAGACGTGGGTGCATGCACTTGAAGATATAACCCATTGCAAAGCAGAACAAGTGCGAGAGCAATCCCTCTATCCCCACTCAATCTTTTTTCCTTATCCATccgagccccccccccccccccccccccccaaagtgTGTAGGGGTATACAGTCAATAGGACTGGGGGgcgagaaagagaaagaaaggggaggGAAGTATTGAGAAGGTGGAAAATGGGGGAAGAGGGGCGCATAAGAGAGAAAAGCATGAACGAAGAGCAAAAGAATAAGAGAATGGAAGGGTGGAAGATTAATCTTTAGCAAAAACACTGCCTTCCCTTCCCCCCACCCACGCACTTTATTGTTAACAAATAAGAGAGTGCTCAATACTAATCAAAGACCTCCAGCAGTCAGCGCTGAGCAGCCTGTTGGTTTCCTAGAGGACGAGCAGCTCATGAAAATGGCCACAGATGTATGTTAGTTAATCCCACTCTATTCACCTCACAGGGACAAGTTTATTGGCCCCAACCAAAGTGCCTAAGGCCTCCATTTAATGGGGCCCTCTGCAGTGAATGATAAAGAAGGAGGGGTGTCCTCAGTTGACAAACTTGGAacttaaacttttttttgtctgctaaATCAGGTGCGTTTGTTGGAATGTGGCCAAGCGTGAATTAACTTTTGAAAATGACAGCGAGAAACCACAcgataaacacacatttcacgTGAGTCTAAACCCAATTGTTTACTTTTGTGTTGAAGTTATTTGAAGATTTTAAATCCTTCATGCAATGATGATGCGCACCGTTTGCGCTATGTTGCAGGATGGATTGCCCTTTTTTTTGAAGAAATTCAAGATTAAAACGCATGCACACTTAAAAGGATGTTCTCTCACCGTGAGATAGCAGCCTTGGGCCCCCCGGATCCGCGTTAACGAGATGCTGGGGTCGTTTCTGCTTCCGGCGTGACATGATTCACGGCGAGTCAGACGGAAAGGGGGGCATCAGTCGGTTGAATGGCAGTAGACACGGTTTTTTTTGCGCACTTGGAAGCGCTCCTGAAACCATCCAAGCATCTAAAGTTCAAGTCGCGCAAATCCCGCAAGCCCTGGGATGGAAAGGAGATTTTCAAAAACGCGTAAGGACACTTGTAGTTAAAAAGGAGTCTCCTTTTTGTGGAAGAAAGTCAAAAAATAGGACATAGGTGTTTGGAAATCCGCAGGTCTGCACCGCGTCATGTGAAGCTAccgtgtgtgtggctgtttgctAAAGTCTCTTCTCCCCCCAAAAACTTGTCCAATTTGCGCCCCTCCTCTCCCACTGCTGCCCCGCTGCATGCACATACAgggaacaacacacacacacacacacacacacacacacacacacacacacacacacacacacacacacacacacacacacacacacacacagaaccactCCTTGTTCTTCAATGATATTTGCATTTCAATGGCGTGTAACACACAGCCTCCCTggttctctctttctcttccccccagctttatttttctttacacactcacacagcagctataaactttcaataaaacatgacaattAGGTGTCAAAGCCGTTTGTTGCTCAAAAGCACATTTAAATGGGCGGGAGAATTGATTAAAGATCaaagttttcattattttccaaCGAGAGAATGAAATCATCACGGCTCGAATTAAGATGCAATAACATGTCTGAAAGAAGTCTAACAGGTGAGTCATGAATCAGGTGACATCTATTCCGGACCCACAGGTGAACTGCACCCATAGTGTCTAATTCTCAGCTAGGTGGAATAATAGTGGAATCATGTACAACTGGCTGGCAGGTTGTTTCCATCAGCAAGAGTCAAAAAATCCGTCTTTCCAGTGGCGTTAGTGTGCCGCACGAGGAGCGAGCAGGCGATATTTCTCCCCTTTGATTTCCATAGGGCCAATTATCAACAACAGTGCAGTGAGTACAAGTGGGGCCACACAGCCATtccacatgcatgcatgtgtttcgTGTGTTATCACCAAGCGCATAATACCCCCCCTCAcaacccccccacaccccccaaAAAAGCATCTTACACTGGAGCTCTATTTAAAAGGCAGAGAATAGATGGGAATCTTTGACAATGGCGTGCTGGACACAGTTGAGTGAGCATCTCCCCTCTCTCACTATGAACCCCCGGATCCACTGCTGCAAAGCACAATGCCCCTCTTTCACCCCCCGCCTTTACTCCTGTACCACGTGGAGAAATGGATAAAAGAGGTAGAGAAAAAagtgggaggaggtggtggaggaggggggggggtcatATTGAAATAGGTGTCTCATATCATACATATATCCACTCAGAGGCCATGCAAGAAAATCTGTCTAAAGGGTCACAGTTTGACTTGCTCAGTAAAGTGTCTGACTTCACCCAGGCTCATTAGCATCACCtggaaaataaatagaaaatgctGATGTGTAGGTAAAGTCCAGGTTTGGTGAATAATTTTGGATCACTTTAGTTCCtggcaaagaggtggaggaagtattcagatcctcaacttcagtaaaaataccatactgtaaaaatactgtcaCAAGTAAAAGACCTGTATCAAAAATGTCGAGTAAAAGCGTGCAAAGATAACCaggaaaatgtgcttaaagtgtcaaaagtaaaaaacaataatatatCATTATACTATTATCACTCATGCATTcatggaaaacaggattttattgttgtagttggttgaggtggagctaattcCTAAGAGGTATTTTGCTTGTCTTGTCCTGCCAAAATTTCCATTTATTAAAAATAGATGAAATTATTAAAGGAACTGAAAGGAAAAGCGACAAATCTCCATGTttgtgaagctggaaccaagaaatgtttttgcatgaaaaaagaCTTCACGATCAGCAAAATATTTGTGAGTTGTCTCAATTTTAcatgtatatactgtttatgaCAAAATAAGTGAGCTATGATTATGAGCTATTCCTatgttttacatgaaaaaatGTTAGTTTGTGAAGtatagtaactaaagctgtgtAATAAATATTGTGGAAAACTTAAGTAAATGGAAATTTAAGTTAAGTAGGCCTACAaataagtacagtacttgagtaaatgtacttagttacattctACCATTGAAGTAGCAATACTGAAATATGCAATATGCAGAATGTCTCCAAAAAAACTTTCAGTCTTTATCCTCAACCTGTCTCACATTATTAGACTTGCaggttatttttttattgttttttaatatgaaataaatgtttaagAGTTTACCATTGAGAGTTgcaatcagccaatcacattacAATATGAAGCGtcacctgctgccacctgcagagTGAAAGACTAATTAATTTCTATTTGATTAATTTGCTTGTTACTTTCATCAATTTTTATAGTCACAAATCAAATTTCACTGGCAAAaaaccattttttattttagaactGAAACTGCAAATCAAACAAtacatttcctctgtttccaaatatacaacaaaaaaaactgtcaaaacatATAACCTTtaagctgtcttttttttttttttttttaattattatttttcatcctttttcgTCCTCTGGCGTGTTTGTAAATGTAGACCGGTGTTCCttgtttgttatgtttgttgtgtcaataaagtttttcCAACGAAGGACTAACCGGTAAGTTGTGTATCTTCTGaaatttacataaaaaataacGCAATAACTGCGCTGTCCCTCAATGGTTAAACTATCCGTTTAAGTTTaacaaaaaatattcatttgaaaGTCAGAGTTGTTTGAAAGTTAAAGAGGACATAACAGTTTAGCTCCGGACCTGCTAGCCTGGTCATGCTGAAATTGAATGCAGTTGACGTGACATTAAGCTAGCTGTGTGACCGAAACTTAAGCTAGCTACGTATGTACTACCTCATACAACCAATTTATGATACTGTACAATATTGTATTCCTAATTTACATAGTCTAAATTAAAACTGAGTGGAAAGTTGCATCAAATTTTTCCCATAGTGAGTTAGCTACAGTTTATGCTGTAGCTAGCTAATTAACTCACTAGCATTTATAGAGACATTAGTAAACTGTTACGTATTATAAGTTGGTGGGGGTTAACGAACTAAACTAGTTAACACAACTGCTACAGAAATCAAAACCTTAAATGTTTTTGGCAAGCAGTTGGTGGTCTTAAAAGTTTTTGAAATTTAAATAGAGCATAGTATTGGAGTGTATCCAGTTGCTCTGGCACTCAATTTTAGGATGAAAGAGAACTGAAAGGCAGTTCTTTAATAAGAGAAGGAGTCGAAATATAGCCTCTGAGTTATCTGATTGTGACcagtttaaaatgatttgtttaGCCTATGGAAAATAAGGGCAAAGGAAATCTctaaattcacacacactccaaaatATTAGAAAACCTGATGATTTCAAGTCCCCAAGTTCTCGCAAAAGAAGCCTTGAATTCTTCAAACCTCCTAAGATCTGAGGGAGAAGATGTGTGATGACCCCACACGCAGGCTTGGCCCTGCTCATTGAAAGCCCCTTTGTCAAACAGATTTTTTATTGGCTTTACTCTGACATAGTTTATGGTCTTTCAAATTGGGGGGGTATGTTGGTGTTATAGAACCTTAACTTAAAGACTTGCCTGTTGTCCAGGTCCCGTTATTAAAACATTACTGTACTGTCCACAGTCACGGCCATGTCTCTCTGTGACGACACGCTGCTTTGCAACTTCCCAAAGTGTCGGACCAAGCTGAACGGCTTCGCCTGGGTCACAGCTTGCTCACATGTTTTCTGTGATCAGCACGGGTCCGGTGAGTTCAGCCGCTCCCCCGCCATCTGCCCGGCCTGTTCCTCTGCGCTGTCTGGGAAGCTGGACATTGTGAGGACGGAGCTGTCGCCCTCTGAGGAGTACAAGGCCATGGTGCTGGCAGGTCTGCGACCTGACATAGTTCTGGACATCAGTGCCCGTGCTCTAGCCTTCTGGAGCTATCAGGTCAAAtatctttctgtctgtatgtataAGAACACAATGCCAGTCTTCTCTGTCTGAGTCAGTATTGTTTTCTTCCTATAAAATACCTTTGCAAACACCTTTGTAAACAGGTCCATCAGGAGCGTATGTATCAAGAGTACAGTCTGTCACGGGCAGAGTCACAGCTGAAGCAGATGGAGAAGGTGTTGGCCCAGCAAAACCAGTCCAGAGACCTGGAGCTTACCGCCATGAGGGGGGAAATAGCCTCTCTGAAGAAGGTAAGCAACACGTTCTTAAACTCAAGTGCAGATTCACAACgtcacatttgaaatgaaagtttGCAAGAGCCAAAATAATATGGTGAGACCACTTCTGGGTAAAAATAGCTTAAACACGTCCTCTGACCTgttaaaaaatactgttgcaaTACTGTAATGTGTTACACCCAAGATAAGATTGGACATAGAGCCTTAGGAGGGCCATGACAGAGGAGCAGGTCTGTGGTCACTActtctccctccttcactgTAGATGATGAAGAAATAGAAAAAGGAGCAATAAATTTCAGAAACCTAAAGATCTTAACATTTGCTGATCTGTGATCTAGAGAGCTTGATTTTTAATTACACACGGCAGTCTAGAAAGTTGGAAACACAAGTTCAGAAGACCACATAGAAAAGTATCAAACCTTGTTTCTTTCAGGTGATGGAGGAGTATAAAAGGAAGTACAGCGAGGTGTCTGAGAGGCTGATGGAGAGAAACAGGCAGTACCAGAAACTGCAGGGGCTGTATGACTCTCTGAGGCTGCGCAACATGGTGGTGGGTCACGGGGAAAGAGACATGCTGTCACAGCCAGAATATCATGACTTCAGCACTGGTAAGAACAGCAATTTGAACTTAGATCCTTGATGTCTTTAAAAGTTTAACATTACGCTCTTTAAACAGCAGAGGCTTGGTCTTTTTGTGCAGGAGATAAATTGATGTTTCACagtgagagaggcagacagtCTCTGCCCTTGCGTA belongs to Chaetodon trifascialis isolate fChaTrf1 chromosome 23, fChaTrf1.hap1, whole genome shotgun sequence and includes:
- the LOC139351692 gene encoding E3 ubiquitin-protein ligase CCNB1IP1, coding for MSLCDDTLLCNFPKCRTKLNGFAWVTACSHVFCDQHGSGEFSRSPAICPACSSALSGKLDIVRTELSPSEEYKAMVLAGLRPDIVLDISARALAFWSYQVHQERMYQEYSLSRAESQLKQMEKVLAQQNQSRDLELTAMRGEIASLKKVMEEYKRKYSEVSERLMERNRQYQKLQGLYDSLRLRNMVVGHGERDMLSQPEYHDFSTGVARQATPQRSPQFLSVGHDGDSRFFSCLEADGAKTFFQFSSPARERGRPFIKKH
- the LOC139351466 gene encoding sal-like protein 2, which codes for MSRRKQKRPQHLVNADPGGPRLLSHDDHLGMKSPSTSLGSEVTSSGSSSSSPTSLQDCQPPLAPRPSPGGLHAPSLPSESSPPPHWPSHIAPFTTSLPNTHSSLSPDFPHPSLSSQTHSPPPLGQISGSHSLSHQGNSHSTMTSPPMGSSATTTTSSSSSSSTSSSSQCMPPHRESSSPGQQQASSSPGQQGQIQVPPTLAVLLEELRVLQQRQIHQMQITEEICRHVLRLGGAVFGHDNNTQASGADSNQKSTGAASSSPTHPSTATPVTTASSLLTGLPSSLFPQPSVSKSGASHGSRPPSSSTSSSLSSSSTSSTISSSVTSLHPLSLSLGLPPRYLHEKSSNTSSFGHSNGISFPTPPLPTTSHSQELQPSSSLGSASSSGRPQHVCRFCGKVLSSDSSLQIHLRSHTGERPYQCPVCLSRFTTRGNLKAHFLRHREQNPELSLSLLPPALSEQTQSAPGAIQRRRKRRADDDEQFNGVKGSIPGMTESMALGFLSGTSTRPSPSSLPLPPSVDMALLSTAHSLLQLNRASAAAAASASSTVLPSSSSSSSSSSSMGSQFKGAKQQRFDENTPPHSALHTTSPYSQLAHLPKILFPGGASPHHLALLRPPGHPSTSHLTSAHQLPFPFPPFPKPSTSSPSSSSPTTSTQTSDTSKLQRLVQKLEKQPRGGASSSSSSSTSQTPAEANGETHGHDLTTTSSAYRREMLAALGLSPSTNSAGLVTSQGVSGSGTTTTTTTPPLPAAQAANQCGVCLRVLSCPRALRLHQATHLGERPFPCKLCGRSFSTKGSLRAHLATHRARPANSRALNSCPLCPRKFTNALVLQHHIRLHLGGQIPPDEDMPTEDGSETQSAVFDDAENDSVGSPSNTQQLLPLALTTTSKSPMDALNSGSISKQSTAADATSVKTEESEGSTPSVSPPLTRNPPSVGAEDPLRLGDNTLADGSPMNSEEETHADLGSASPFKAPIASSHSAVVNGDTEADDTPLSLCVSKPGVENDIPQRVVNIDEPCSTDKPTTSPDSNPKAPAANPLPALTPPASPKANPEAEEACGSAPQEAQERDAAQSKDKSETTTPSEPLPAVDPEPEKDTAVEEGYSVPEKPSEDPEPSVPAPALQTQPPRPDKPYSCSQCGKAYASRSGLKGHMKTHPGALASTPSKAQTNDNDAVEDRSSHSANKNAGQHDEKQGLAKSPERGDSTDPPPISVVSSVEDEPMDTTV